One Anopheles marshallii chromosome 3, idAnoMarsDA_429_01, whole genome shotgun sequence genomic region harbors:
- the LOC128714203 gene encoding MTOR-associated protein MEAK7, with amino-acid sequence MGNSSTKLAEKCSLLAKSEVPVVASSFKLVSKNSERIKEDDLMKFWGSQMDPRLAQYITNFLFGPLGARSPVVEFQRFAELYVYCVRGTIDERINVLLCSLGQQPESESTEIAYPLIKEYVEAVVSSYMRAIRLEGGPQFKSWESRGFRVVKDCIQKLAESLAYDVVQQGTQKVTRADAERWLHKNPTFLKMLEHVFSHLYHYRNVKNTSEADGNARKSIIPQEALQSMLPYCEGLQYVPDYPAFTDLSQMLFINSNLPGTQQNKWRFLFSSQIHGESFSTLLGRIMDQGSTVVIVEDANGYIFGGYATESWALSPNYVGNENSFLFTLRPKMRCFPSTGYNDHYQYLNLHQQTMPNGMGMGGQHSYWGLWLDSEYGVGECSESCTTYKGYFQLSATKKFEIRNVEVWGVGDKPVKEDEAEDEKSGARSVLDGNADSKAILKMSGREQYSDGYREEPKD; translated from the exons ATGGGCAACTCTAGTACAAAGCTGGCAGAAAAATGTTCCCTGCTGGCCAAGAGTGAAGTGCCGGTGGTGGCAAGCTCCTTTAAGCTAGTCAGCAAAAACTCGGAACGCATCAAGGAGGATGATCTCATG AAATTCTGGGGCTCACAGATGGATCCCCGGTTGGCACAATATATCACCAACTTCCTGTTCGGACCGCTCGGTGCCCGGTCACCGGTGGTCGAATTTCAACGGTTTGCCGAACTGTACGTCTACTGCGTGCGTGGCACCATCGACGAACGCATCAACGTGCTGCTGTGCAGTCTCGGCCAGCAACCCGAATCGGAATCGACCGAAATTGCTTATCCGCTTATCAAAGAG TACGTGGAGGCGGTCGTCAGCAGCTACATGAGAGCGATTCGGCTAGAAGGTGGACCACAGTTCAAATCGTGGGAATCGCGTGGTTTCCGCGTCGTTAAGGACTGCATTCAGAAGCTGGCCGAAAGCTTAGCGTACGATGTGGTACAGCAGGGCACACAGAAGGTAACGCGGGCCGATGCGGAACGATG GTTACATAAAAACCCAACCTTCCTGAAGATGCTGGAACACGTGTTTTCCCACCTGTACCATTACCGCAACGTGAAGAACACATCGGAGGCGGATGGAAATGCGCGCAAAAGTATCATCCCGCAGGAGGCGCTCCAATCGATGTTGCCATACTGCGAGGGCCTCCAGTACGTACCGGACTATCCGGCCTTTACCGATTTGTCGCAGATGCTGTTTATCAACTCGAACCTGCCCGGaacgcagcaaaacaaatggcgCTTTCTGTTTTCATCGCAAATACATGGTGAAAGCTTTTCAACCTTGCTAG gTCGCATTATGGATCAAGGATCTACGGTAGTGATTGTGGAGGATGCGAACGGTTACATCTTCGGTGGCTATGCAACGGAATCGTGGGCCCTCAGTCCCAACTATGTCGGCAACGAAAACTCGTTTCTCTTTACGCTTCGGCCAAAGATGCGATGCTTCCCTAGTACCGGCTATAACGATCACTATCAATATCTGAATCTTCACCAACAGACGATGCCAAATGGAATG GGTATGGGAGGACAGCACAGCTATTGGGGATTGTGGCTGGACAGCGAGTACGGTGTGGGCGAGTGTTCCGAGTCCTGCACGACGTACAAAGGCTATTTTCAGCTAAGCGCCACCAAGAAGTTTGAAATCAGAAATGTTGAGGTTTGGGGCGTCGGTGATAAACCGGTGAAGGAAGATGAAGCG GAGGACGAAAAGTCGGGCGCTCGTTCCGTGCTGGATGGTAATGCGGACAGTAAGGCGATTCTGAAGATGAGCGGACGGGAACAGTACTCGGACGGCTACCGGGAGGAGCCAAAGGATTAA
- the LOC128715366 gene encoding zinc finger protein 611-like, with the protein MPRSRLSQRYNAQWLQENEHFDAEFCRLFWNPFAEPEPFEWPNGQPFKSSFKRKRARKRFRTATRNRHRCSICSTTFRWPADLKYHQAYQHRGEQLNVCPVAACGVNFQFPYQLANHQRTAGHHNWAVVCKECSKRFAHVRFLARHTVASCNRYKQKVANANEHYDDNVAT; encoded by the exons ATGCCTCGAAGTCGACTGTCTCAACGTTACAACGCTCAATGGTTGCAGGAAAATGAACATTTTGATG CCGAATTTTGCCGTTTATTTTGGAACCCGTTCGCCGAACCCGAACCCTTCGAATGGCCGAATGGCCAACCCTTCAAGTCATCGTTCAAACGGAAACGTGCGCGGAAAAGATTCCGTACTGCCACACGTAACCGCCATCGGTGTTCCATATGCAGTACCACATTCCGATGGCCAGCTGATCTGAAATATCATCAAGCGTACCAACATCGTGGCGAACAGCTGAACGTGTGTCCCGTAGCTGCGTGCGGCGTTAACTTTCAGTTCCCCTATCAACTGGCAAACCATCAGCGTACTGCCGGTCACCATAACTGGGCCGTAGTTTGTAAGGAGTGCAGCAAACGGTTCGCGCATGTTCGGTTTTTGGCCCGCCATACGGTTGCATCGTGCAATCGCTACAAGCAGAAAGTCGCGAATGCGAACGAACA CTACGACGACAATGTGgctacataa